The Lysobacter enzymogenes genome window below encodes:
- a CDS encoding N-acetylmuramoyl-L-alanine amidase, giving the protein MHSHILAAAVGGALLLGSLSAAASPDAAALRLELDRGNALVAAQVARAAYPEYFRRAYARYPNLPAGSLEAIAYSETNWVHVRPEAQNPHDLHMPRSYGVMGLYHGGGFADQVGDGARLIGRSAQQVIDDPESNILAAAALLDRALAAGQPDKRSRALGRAEDMAPVLARYAGYGASNGGIADYARQSFAYGVMQTLQQGVDAQGVKIQPQRLELERAFDAGQLQKLRAPALLMNAGDDSVRANPALSRDIARAAAPATDVGAKAVDFGEAIWNPASSSNYSTASNQTSAVVMHTMEGSYAGSISWFQNPSAQVSAHYLIRKSDGQITQMVREYHQAWHAKNHNYYTIGIEHDGRAADAGNWSAAMVNASARLTKSICARRGVNCASAWKGPGYDTFHLVPDSVRVKGHGMLSGNENRYDPGKYFPWANYYNLINGGGGNPNPPGKYWVDTFANATGYKWPSTLTPVGTLNQGTNYVYCKAWGEEVRSGSSFNHYWLKTDLDVGPAGAWVSAYYLSRWGNDEARDNSGAVIPDC; this is encoded by the coding sequence ATGCATTCGCACATTCTCGCCGCAGCCGTCGGCGGCGCCTTGCTGTTGGGTTCGCTCAGCGCCGCCGCGTCGCCCGACGCCGCCGCGCTGCGCCTGGAACTGGATCGCGGCAACGCCCTGGTCGCCGCGCAGGTCGCGCGCGCGGCCTATCCCGAGTATTTCCGCCGCGCCTACGCGCGCTATCCCAATCTGCCGGCCGGCTCGCTGGAAGCCATCGCCTACAGCGAAACCAACTGGGTGCACGTGCGCCCCGAAGCGCAGAACCCGCACGACCTGCACATGCCGCGCTCCTACGGCGTCATGGGCCTGTATCACGGCGGCGGTTTCGCCGACCAGGTCGGCGACGGCGCGCGCCTGATCGGGCGCAGCGCGCAACAGGTGATCGACGACCCGGAAAGCAACATCCTCGCCGCCGCCGCGCTGCTCGATCGCGCGCTCGCTGCCGGCCAGCCCGACAAGCGCAGCCGCGCGCTCGGCCGCGCCGAAGACATGGCGCCGGTGCTGGCGCGCTACGCCGGCTACGGCGCCAGCAACGGCGGCATCGCCGACTACGCGCGGCAGAGCTTCGCCTACGGCGTGATGCAGACGCTGCAACAAGGCGTCGATGCGCAGGGCGTGAAGATCCAGCCGCAGCGGCTCGAACTCGAACGCGCCTTCGATGCCGGCCAGTTGCAGAAGCTGCGCGCGCCGGCGCTGCTGATGAACGCCGGCGACGACAGCGTGCGCGCGAATCCCGCGCTGAGCCGGGACATCGCGCGCGCCGCCGCGCCGGCCACCGACGTCGGCGCCAAGGCGGTCGACTTCGGCGAAGCGATCTGGAACCCGGCCAGCTCCAGCAACTACAGCACCGCGTCCAATCAGACCAGCGCGGTCGTCATGCACACGATGGAAGGCTCCTACGCCGGCTCCATCTCGTGGTTCCAGAACCCGAGCGCGCAGGTGTCGGCGCACTATCTGATCCGCAAGTCGGACGGCCAGATCACCCAGATGGTGCGCGAATACCATCAGGCCTGGCATGCGAAGAACCATAACTACTACACCATCGGCATCGAGCACGACGGCCGCGCCGCCGACGCCGGCAACTGGTCGGCGGCGATGGTCAACGCATCCGCGCGGCTGACCAAGAGCATCTGCGCGCGCCGCGGCGTGAACTGCGCCAGCGCGTGGAAGGGGCCGGGCTACGACACCTTCCATTTGGTCCCCGACAGCGTGCGGGTCAAGGGCCACGGCATGCTCTCGGGCAACGAGAACCGCTACGACCCGGGCAAGTACTTCCCGTGGGCGAACTACTACAACCTCATCAACGGCGGCGGCGGCAATCCGAATCCGCCGGGCAAGTACTGGGTCGACACCTTCGCCAACGCCACCGGCTACAAGTGGCCGTCGACGCTGACCCCGGTCGGCACCTTGAACCAGGGCACCAACTACGTCTATTGCAAGGCCTGGGGCGAAGAAGTGCGTTCGGGCAGTTCGTTCAACCACTACTGGCTCAAGACCGATCTCGACGTCGGCCCGGCCGGCGCCTGGGTCTCGGCCTACTACCTCAGCCGCTGGGGCAACGACGAAGCGCGCGACAACAGCGGCGCGGTCATTCCCGATTGCTGA
- a CDS encoding condensation domain-containing protein, with product MKRKMMLCERVMYVDRDTTFTIVQAARVRGALDEQRLRDALVRVQRKHPMLRCSVEDGDPPTMVLEDDPLPIPLRIAERVDDEEWQRQSHIERETRFDATRAPLMRLTWVRGRDAQGEVGELVLACHHVICDGMSMLTLLREIFALCGDPSLDIGHHTGFNALEDILPADVLADRRVRRGAAWKALAMRLFFSLRRRRKPVPQGEFFVQHWKLSREETAALAARAKAEGVTVFAAMSVAFSLAFRTVKGAAASGKIFSPVDIRKFLPSIRPDQLFSAAPGTIVALDTDLPPEQVDDAAFWEQARTFKGRLNQKVERISRNVHEYFVGLEMMHSIFAQFVAERRSDLDKFDTTISNIGRIDIPQDYPGFRVETVYSPTARLPWRSTTAILSSGYAGELDFVFTCDTASLSRAQVERIREIAMRLIRERSHAPAAAVPALQAAA from the coding sequence ATGAAACGCAAAATGATGCTGTGCGAACGCGTGATGTACGTGGATCGCGACACCACCTTCACCATCGTCCAGGCCGCGCGCGTGCGCGGCGCGCTCGACGAACAGCGGCTGCGCGACGCGCTCGTCCGCGTCCAGCGCAAGCACCCGATGCTGCGCTGCTCGGTCGAAGACGGCGACCCGCCGACCATGGTGCTGGAAGACGATCCGCTGCCGATCCCGCTGCGCATCGCCGAGCGCGTCGACGACGAGGAATGGCAGCGCCAGTCGCACATCGAACGCGAAACCCGCTTCGACGCCACCCGCGCGCCGCTGATGCGGCTGACCTGGGTGCGCGGCCGCGACGCCCAGGGCGAGGTCGGCGAACTGGTGCTGGCCTGCCATCATGTGATCTGCGACGGCATGTCGATGCTGACCCTGCTGCGCGAAATCTTCGCGCTTTGCGGCGATCCGAGCCTGGACATCGGCCATCACACCGGTTTCAACGCGCTCGAGGACATCCTGCCCGCCGATGTGCTCGCCGACCGCCGCGTGCGCCGCGGCGCGGCCTGGAAAGCGTTGGCGATGCGCCTGTTCTTCAGCCTGCGGCGCAGGCGCAAGCCGGTGCCGCAGGGCGAGTTCTTCGTCCAGCACTGGAAGCTCTCGCGCGAGGAAACCGCGGCGCTGGCCGCGCGCGCCAAGGCCGAAGGCGTGACCGTGTTCGCCGCGATGAGCGTGGCGTTCTCGCTGGCGTTCCGCACGGTCAAGGGCGCGGCCGCGAGCGGCAAGATCTTCTCGCCGGTCGACATCCGCAAGTTCCTGCCGTCGATCCGGCCCGACCAACTGTTCTCGGCCGCGCCGGGCACCATCGTCGCGCTCGACACCGACCTGCCGCCCGAACAGGTCGACGACGCCGCGTTCTGGGAGCAGGCGCGGACCTTCAAGGGCCGGCTCAACCAGAAGGTCGAGCGGATCAGCCGCAACGTGCACGAGTACTTCGTCGGCCTGGAGATGATGCATTCGATCTTCGCCCAGTTCGTCGCCGAGCGCCGCTCCGACCTGGACAAGTTCGACACCACCATCTCCAACATCGGCCGCATCGACATTCCCCAGGACTACCCGGGCTTCCGCGTGGAAACCGTGTACAGCCCGACCGCGCGGCTGCCGTGGCGCAGCACCACCGCGATCCTGAGTTCGGGTTACGCCGGCGAACTCGACTTCGTGTTCACCTGCGACACCGCCTCGCTGTCGCGCGCCCAGGTCGAGCGCATCCGCGAGATCGCGATGCGGCTGATCCGCGAGCGCTCGCACGCGCCGGCCGCCGCCGTCCCCGCCTTGCAGGCAGCGGCATGA